AAAAGCTTGGCTTTAGACGATTTGAACTTGTTGATAAAGTGATGAAGCTAAATGGTAAGCGTATTGTTTTTAAAGGAGTAAACCGCCATGAGTTTCATCATCGAACAGGACGTGCTATTACAAAGGAAGATATGCTTTGGGATATAAAAACATTAAAGCAAAATAACATCAATGCAGTCCGCACATCACATTATCCAAACCAAAGCTACTGGTATGAATTATGTGATGAATATGGTGTTTACGTGATTGATGAAATGAACTTGGAAACACATGGTTCATGGCAAAAGATGGGTGCTGTTGAACCTTCCTGGAATATCCCGGGAAATAAACCAGAATGGCAGGACATTGTGTTAGATCGGGCAATATCAATGTTCCAACGAGATAAAAATCATCCTTCTATCCTTATCTGGTCATGTGGAAATGAGTCATATGCAGGTGAAGTGATTCTGAATGTAACGAAATACTTTAAATCTGTTGATTCTAGTAGACTCGTTCACTATGAAGGTGTGTTCTACGACCGTACTTACAATGATACTAGTGACATGGAAAGCCGCATGTATGCAAAGCCGGCAGATATCGAGGAGTATTTAACAAACAACCCAGAAAAACCGTATATAAGCTGCGAATATATGCATGCGATGGGAAATTCTTTAGGCGGTATGAATTACTACACAGAATTAGAGGATAAATACCCGATGTATCAAGGTGGATTCATTTGGGATTATATGGACCAATCTCTTGTCCAAAAAGATCGTTATGGAAATGAGTTTTTAGCTTATGGCGGAGACTTTGGAGACCGCCCAACAGATTACGGCTTCTGTACGAATGGAATTGTTTATGCTGATAGAAAGCTTTCTCCTAAGATGCAGGAAGTTAAATTTTTATATCAAAATATTAAGCTTGAAGCAGATGAAACAGGTGTAACGATTAAGAATAAGAATGTGTTTAAAGATACCTCAGATTATTTGTTAAAGTACACTCTTTTTCTTGAGGGGGAGAAGGTGTGTGAAAAAACAGATGAGGTGAACGTATTACAGCAAAGTGAACAGCGATTGAATATTGCTTGGTGTGATGAGAATCTTGTGAACAAATTTGGTGAGTATTATGTTCAAGTTGCTTTTCTATTAAAAGAAAAAACAGATTGGGCAGAAGCGGGGCACGAGGTGGCATTCGGGAAATATGTTTTTGATAAAAAAGGTGATGATACCCTTCCGACCCAATCTGATGAGACTGTTAGATTGGTAGAAGGTGACGTTAACATCGGTGTTCATGGTAGAGATTTTAGCATCATTTTCTCAAAGCAAGTTGGGAGCTTAGTGTCTATTACTTATTCAGGTAAAGAAATGATTGCCTTCCCCCCTGCACCATTATTCTGGCGGGCAACCACAGACAATGATAGAGGGTATGCTCAAGCTTTTGTTTCAGGCTGCTGGTTATCGGCAAGTATGGCACGGAGATGTACAAAGGTTGAGCTATCAACTCATGAAAATACCGTTGTGGTCGCATTTACTTATAAGTTTTCCATTCATACAGATATTGAAGTAAACACGATTTATACGGTAAGTCCTAATGGAAGCATTCATGTAAAGTCATCGTACAAAGGAGTAGAAGGGTTACCACAGATGCCGATCTTTGCCTTATCCTTTAAGGTTCCAGCTCGCTATGATCACTTAGAATGGTATGCAATGGGACCGGAAGAAAACTATTCCGATCGAGCTCAAGGGGCAAGACTTGGTGTGTTTAAGAACACAGTAAAAGATAATATGGCTGCGTATTTGAAACCACAAGAATCTGGAAATCGTACAGGAGTCAGAAGAGTTCGGATAACAAATGAGGATGGCGAAGGACTGATGATCGCCGCAAAGGACACTCCAATTGAGTGCAATGTCTCACCGTATACAGCTTTTGAGCTTGAAAATGCACAGCATCATTATGAACTACCTAATGTACATTACACTGTGATCACCGTTGCCGGGAAGCAAATGGGTGTTGGTGGAGATGATAGCTGGGGTGCTCCTGTCCATGAGGAACATGTGATAAAAGCAAATAGAGATATGGAATTTGAATTTGTGATTCAGCGTGAAGGGATTTAACAGGGGTGAGCTTGAAATTCTTTTCAAGCTCACTTCGGTTTCGAAATAGGTGGGATTGGGACAGGAACCGGTAGATAGAATAGGCTACAGTCTCGATACAGGTAGAATCGGGACATAAACCGGTGGAAAGATCAGGGTATTGTCTCGATACAAGTAGAATCGGGACATAAACCGTCGGCTAGAACAGGCTACTGTCCCGATACAAGTAGAATCGGGACATAAACCGGTGGAAAGATCAGGGTATTGTCTCGATACAAGTAGAATCGGGACATAAACCGGTGGCTAGAACAGGCTACTGTCCCGATACAAGTAGAATCGGGACATAAACCGGTGGAAAGATCAGGGTATTGTCTCGATACAAGTAGAATCGGGACATAAACCGGTAGAAAGATCAGGGTATTGTCTCGATACAAGTAGAATCGGGACATAAACCGTCGGCTAGAACAGGCTACTGTCCCGATACAAGTAGAATCGGGACATAAACCGGTAGAAAGATCAGACTACAGTCTCGATACAGGCAGAATCGGGACAGAAACTGGTGGAAAGATCAAGCCATAGTCTCGATACAGGCAGAATCGGGACAGAAACTGGTGGAAAGATCAAGCCACAGTCTCGATACAGGCAGAATCGGGACAGAAACTGGTGGAAAGATCAAGCCACAGTCTTGATACAGGCAGAATCGGGACAGAACCCGTTGGAAAGATCAGAATACTGTCTCGAACTAGGCAAAACCAAAACCGGGACAGAAACTGTTCCCGAGACCAAAATCCATTCCCGATAACAAAGGTAATCAACCAATGAAAGACTGTCAATCAAAGGAGTTGAAACATGAACATTCATATAAACGATCAACTGCAACAATTTCACTTAACAAATGGTCAAATTAGTTATATTTTTCAAGTGTTAAAGAATGGTAGTCTGGGGCAGCTTTATTTTGGAAAGGCCCTTCGTCATCGTGAGGATTTTTCACATTTTCAGCGAAATGATCTTCCTACAGCCGCAAGCTGTCATTTTTATCAGGATGACCCAGCTTTTTCTCTTGAAACAACACGTCAAGAATTTCCGGTACCAGGTAAAGGGGATTTTCGGGAGGCTGCAATTGAGGTTGTTGATTCTGAAGGCAGACTTGGAAATTTATTTGCATACCAAGGATATGAGATAGTAAAAGGAAAGCCAAAATTAACAGGACTACCTGCTACATATGCTGGAGAAGAAGAAGCTACGACACTTATTGTGACACTAGAAGATCACCGGGTAAGCGCAAGTCTTCAATTATTTTATACCGTTTTTCATCATTTGCCGGTTATTACCCGCACTGTAAAAATTGAGAATATAGGAGAACATACACTTTCATTAAATAAGCTCATGAGTTCATCTATTGATCTTCCAGACTCAGACTTTAAAATGGTGCATCTATCTGGAACATGGTCTAGAGAGCGACATATAAAAGAAAGAGAACTTGTACAAGGCATTTCTTCCGTCTCCAGTATTAGAGGAGCTAGCTCACATCATGATAACCCTTTTATTGCCTTAAAACGAGAAAATACAACAGAGTATCATAATGAAGTGTATGGATTTAATTTTGTGTATAGCAGTAATTTTCTAGCACAGGTTCAGGTTGATCATTATGAAACATCAAGAGTGATGTTGGGGATTCACCCACATCAATTTCAGTGGAATTTGAAGGAAAATGAAAGCTTTCAGGCGCCAGAAGTAGTGATTGTTTACTCTCATGAAGGGTTAAACGGGATGAGTCAGGCTTTTCATCAATTATATCGTCAGCATTTAATTCGCGATCCATGGAAACAAGGAGAAAGACCTGTTTTAATCAACAATTGGGAAGCAACTTATTTTGATTTTAATGAAGAAAAGTTAGTTCATATTGCGAAAAGTGCTAAGGATTTAGGAATTGAGTTATTTGTTTTAGATGATGGCTGGTTTGGAAAACGAAACGATGATACATCATCACTTGGAGATTGGTATGAGGATGAAGACAAACTTCCGAATGGCTTGGAGTCATTAGCAAGCAAGTTAAAGGAGTTGGATCTGAAGTTTGGTTTATGGTTTGAGCCAGAAATGATTAATCCGGTTAGTAAGCTGTATAAGGAACATCCTGATTGGATAGTAGGAAGACCCGGGGAGCACCTTGTCTTCGGAAGAAATCAACTTGTGTTGGATTTTTCAAGATCTGAAGTAGTGAACTATTTATATGAAAAAATGGCGGGTATCATCCGCAAAACAAAGCTTTCTTATATTAAATGGGATATGAATCGAAATATAACAGATGCCTACTCATCGGCCCTTAACCAAGAACAACAGGGTGAATTTTTCCATCGCTATATTTTAGGTGTTTATGATTTGTATGAAAGACTAACAACTGAATTTCCTGATGTTTTATTCGAATCTTGTGCGGGTGGTGGAGGCAGATTTGATCCAGGTATGCTTTATTACGCTCCACAAGCTTGGACAAGTGATGATACCGATGCAGTGGAACGTCTTAAAATTCAATACGGAACATCACTTGCCTATCCTATTTATAGTATGGGTTCACACGTTTCGGCTGTTCCAAATCATCAAACATTAAGAAAAACACCGATCGATACTAGAGCAAATACTGCCTATTTTGGTACATTTGGTTATGAGTTAAATCCACTTGAACTAAAAGAGGAAGAGCGGGAAATCATCAAAACTCAAGTTCAATTTTACAAAAATCATCGTAAACTGATTCGAGATGGAGACTTTTATCGACTTCAAAGTCCGTTTGAAGAAAACGAAACAGCATGGATGATCGTTTCAAAAGATAGGAAGGAAGCGTTGGTTGGATGGTATAAAGTCCTTGCGACGGCGAATCCAAAGAAGCAACAGGTGCTGCCTTTAAAAGGACTTGATGTTAACTTGTTGTATGAAGTGAATGGAGAAAAAGCCTATTATGGTGATGAACTAGTTTATCGAGGTTTACCTTTGCCTATTGAATTTAATGGCGTAAACGGAAAATTGGCTGAACGGGGCGGAGATTATCAGTCAGCAGTGTTTTATTTAAATGGAAGGGAGAAATAAAACGAAATAAGTGACCCCTTCACACAGAATAAACAAGGAAGCAGAAAGAAGAAGTTCCTATGAATTTCTTCTTTTTCTGCTGTTATACATCTTTGAATCGTTCTGAAAAGATTCATAGGTTTGAATAATCAAGTTTTCCGTTTTCTTTGATATCGGTTTTTTGGCAGTCTGAGATACTTTTCGAATAAAGGTTCGAAGCTCTTGTTCCTTTTGGAAATCCGTTTGTTTGAAAAATTCCATCATTTTAACAAGATCGTTCACCGTTAATCCTGTTCTTTTTTCAATTTCATCAAACATGAGCATACCTCCTGACAATTCCTTGATACCATTCTATTTCTTTGTTTCCCTTCTTATTACAGGTGCTACTTCAGTGGCTAAGCGTTCAATGTTTTCAACCACAGTTTTAAAAGGCATTCCTCCAATATCAATTTGCGCCATAAAACGCTGATGTCCAAAAAGTTCATATTGATGTAAAATTTTTTCGATAATTTGTTGTGAGCTTCCCACAAATAGTGATCCTTTCTCACTGGTTATCTTTTCAAAATCATTTCTTAGCCATTCCTGATTTGAATTCATTGATCTCCAATAGCTTGAATGATAGGGAAAGAATTCTTTTTTTGCTTTTTCAGCTGTTTGTGAAAGGTAGGCGTGTCCGCTAACTGCTACTTTAATCTCTGTAGGAGACACTCCATATTTATCTGCTTCTTTTCGATAGATATCTACAAGCTCTTTATAGACCCGATAATCTTTTCCAAAGGTAACGACAACTAATCCGGTACCTAATCTTCCCGCACGTGCAGCACTTTGCGGTGTACTACCAACACCAACCCATAACGGAAGTTTATCTTGAAATGACCGTGGAACAATATCTGCATGTTGCAGAGGAGAGCGGAACTTCCCCTCCCACGTTACATTTTTTTCTTTATTCAACTTTTGGAATAGGATAATATTTTCCTCGAATAATTCATCATAATTTTTTATATCATATCCAAAGAGAGGAAATGATTCCAAGTAGGCTCCTCGACCGGCAATGATTTCGGCACGGCCGTTTGATAAAAGATCAAGTGTTGAAAAATCTTCATATAAACGAACAGGATCGTTGGTATTAAAGACTGTGGTTGCGGTTGTTAGTTTTATTCTCTTGGTTACGCGAGAAATCGAAGACAATACAACAGAAGGAGATGACACTGCATAATCAAATCGATGGTGCTCACCTAAACCAAAAACTTCAAGTCCTGCCTCATCTGCAAGCTTTGCGGCTTCAATGATTTCTTCGATTCGCTGCTTAGCACTGATCGTTACTCCTGTATAGGGATTAGGACGTAAATCTGCTAAAGAATAAATTCCAAGTTCCATTCCATGAGAGTGAACAGTTTCATCATCCTTCATAATTCTCCCTCCAACATTTTCATACATAAGCTTCGTGCACTCCTTGTTTAGTTTATGTACAAATGTCATAAGTTGTAATTTGATTTATTATAAATAATCAATTGCCTATGTCTAGAAATCTTTTTTATCCCTTATTAATATATAGGGTGGTATAATCAGTTTAAGAACATAGGAAAGGAGGAGAGGAATATGGAAGAGATTTTAAGGCAAATGTTAAACGAAATAAAAGAAATGCGTGTAGATATAAATGAATTGAGAAAAGACACAAATGAATTGAAGAAAGATACCAGAGAGTTAAGAAAAGATACAAATGAATTAAAGAAAGATACTTATGAATTGCGGGAAGGTCAGAAAAGACTAGAAGCTGGCCAAGAAAAGTTGCAAAAAAACCTTGTTGATAGTTTAGGCCTATATACTGATAAGATTGTTGATTATGTTGATGATCGAACAGAAGTATTAAACAAAAGAGTCTATAAAGTAGAATCTGAAATAGAAAAAATGAGTAGACAGTAATAGTAAAAATCTTCACTTGTGAATCGATATGCCGTTCTATTTACGAATCACAATTCTACAACTTCTACGTATACCCTCATGAATAATTCCCTAGAAATAGATGCTTCATCTAAATCACTAATTGAATTTTAACTATAACAGGACACCCGAAAAGATTTTCAGGGCTTGTTTTTTGGCTTATTCTTAGTACGCAGTCCAGCCCGCGTCAGCTGCGATCACTTGACCATTTATGAAACTTTGGATAAATTCGCACCAATTTTTGCATTTAAAATAATTCGGGCTTAATATGATGATATAAAGACGTAAAAGAGGTGTTTTCATGAAAACAGAAGAACAGTATTTTAGAGAAGGCAAGTCAATTCAACAATATATGGAGGATATGGGCAATTTAAGAGAGGAAAGCTTCAATGTTTATCAATCCTTCCAACTACCAGAAGATGGGTTTGGCAACGAATTAGCAAAGCATTCACTACACTTTTTAATTATTACAGAAGATTGGTGTGGTGATGCTATGATGATTAATCCTGTGATACGAAAGCTGGCTGAGGCTTCAGATATTGAGGTTCGTGTTACATTAAGAGATGCTGATACAGAACTTATTGACCGACATTTAACAAATGGTGGACGAGCGATACCGATTGTTTTAATTTTGAATGATGAAGGTACACTAATTGGAAAATGGGGTCCTCGTGCACCAGAAGTTCAGCAGATTGTAGATGATCTCAGAGCTACACTTCCAGCAAAGGATGATCCTTCTTTTCCGGAAAAACAAAAAGAAATGATTTCATCATTACAAAGACGGTATAAAGAGGAACAAGCACTTTGGCTGTATGTTTATCAAAGTTTTAAGAAAACCCTATTATCAGTTTTAAATTAAAGTACAATTCTTTTTATTACATATAAAACTTACAAATAACTACCAAAGTAATTTTGGTAGTTATTTTTTTATTTTCCTAAAAATATAAAAATGTTGATGTTGTTGTGATAAAACTGGTTTCAGCGTTTTTTAGTAATCTAGCAAAACATAATAAAAGAAACCCTATTGACCACAAGTCATTAATTTTTTATAATGAAAGTGGAAATAAACGAACAAAAGTGGCACTAAATAAACATAATAAATAAAAAAGAAACGTTGAATAACAGAGAAACAAAAGGTTATGACCAATCAAAGAGAACTTTAAATGAAATTGAAAACGTTTTATCTTTTTGAGATTTAAAGCTATTACAATAATTTTTGGAGGGATTACAATGACTCAAAAACAAGCTTTTCTAGAGAAAACTGAGATTATTAACTACATAGATGTATTGATGGATAATCTTTCACAAATAAAAGATAATACAGGTGAATTTTTATTAAACTTTGATGGTTTAGTTGTTGATGATAAGAGCTGGAATGTTTGGAACTGGCCGCAAGGTGTTGGGTTGTATGGAATCTTTAAATATTGGAAACTAACAAATAGTCAGAAGGCATTAACTATAATGACCGATTGGTTTCAAGCTAGATTTGAAGAAGGGGTACCACCAAAAAATGTGAATACAATGGCTCCTCTATTAACGCTAGCGTTTCTATATGAAGAAACGAAGGATCAGACATTTGTTCCTTATTTAGAAAATTGGGCAGAGTGGGTTATGCATGATATGCCACGAACTGAGGAAAACGGTCTTCAACATATGACATACGGCCCTGAAAATAAAAATCAGCTATGGGATGACACCTTGATGATGACGGTTTTGCCTTTGGCCAAGATCGGAAGACTTTTCAATAAACAAGAATATATTGAAGAAGCGAAAAGACAATTTTTAATTCATATAAAGTATTTAAGTGATCGTAAAACAGGATTATGGTTTCACGGCTGGACTTTTGAAGAAAACCATCATTATGCAGAAGCATTATGGGGAAGAGGGAACTGCTGGATTACCATTGCCATTCCGGAATTTATCGAAATTCTTGATTTAAAAGAGGGAGATTTCTTAAGAGAATATCTTCTTGATACATTAAAAAGACAAATTGAAGCATTAGCTGAATATCAAGATGAAAGCGGATTATGGCATACATTAATCAATGACAAAACATCTTATTTAGAAGCTTCTGCAACAGCTGGCTTTGCTTATGGCATTTTGAAGTCTGTTCATAAACGATATATTGGTCAAGAATATAGAGAAACAGCTTACAAAGCAATTCGTGGAATTGTGAAGGAAATTAATGATGAAGGTGCTTTGCAAAAGGTATCAGTTGGAACAGGTATGGGTGATACATTAGAGTTTTATAAAGAAATCAAAACGACAACAATGCCATACGGACAATCGTTAGCTGTTTTAAGTTTATCTCAATTTTTATATGAATTTTTCTAAAAAGTTTACTCTTTGAATAATAGATTTGGCTAGTGGCGGAGTAAGCGGCTTTCAGCACAAAAGATGATAACTAGTTTAGACAGCTTTTAAGATAAGCTTGTTTTTGCCTAATTTGTTTGGGTTGTAGAAGCAATAAAAAGGCAACAAATCTATTATCAGATTTGTTGCCTTTTTATTGCTTACAAGAAATTATGTATTACAGAGATTGTGGATTGTACTTTGACATCCAGCTCCAGTACTTTTGTTCTTAATGCTGAATAAACTCTACAAATTGAGAAACACCTTCTCGATGAAACCGCTGCGGCTTTTTAACGAGCCATAAGCTTCTTTCAATATGTACATCTTTAATTTTTATTTCTTGTAAATAGCCTTGTTCTAATTCTCTGGCAACAGTTAGTTTAGAAAGTATGCTAATTCCAAGACCTGACTCAACGGCACTTTTTATGGCTTGTGTGCTACCGATTTCCATATAACTATTTATCTTTTCCAAAATTCCATACTCTTTCAGGGCATTTTCTGCGATGAGTCTTGTTCCAGAAATTGATTCACGCCAAATCATTTTTTCATTTGCTAATTCCTCAATTTGAATTTCAGATCGGTCCTTCCATGGGTGATCAGGTGAGCAAACGAGGATGAGTTCATCATTGGCAAATTTCTCAACAATTAGATGTTTATCTTCAACAATTCCTTCAACTAATGCAATATCTATCACATCGTTCGTTAAATCCTCTAACACACTTGGTGTGTTTCGAATCGTTAAGGTTACTTTTATTTCTGGTGCATGTTTTTTAAATCGACCAAGTAAACTTGGTAATAGAAACTCACCAATTGTCAGAGAAGCACCTACCCTAAGATTTGAATTATACTCTCCGGTAGCCTGAAGGATCACTTCTTTAGATCTATCAAAATCATTAATAATGGCTTTGGCAAAAGGATAGAGCATTTTCCCTGTTTCTGTAACTATAAGCTTTCCTTCTGTCCGATCAAATAATAAAGTACCATAAAAATTCTCTAATTGGCGGATTTGTCTTGTCACAGCCGGCTGAGACACAAAGCTTAATCTTGCTGCTTGACTAATGCTTCCTTCATCAACGACTAAGCAAAACATTTTCAGGTTTTCTATATTCATACATACCCTCCCAATTAGACATTTTTATCTTATCTTTATATAATACCCTAGGTCGGCTTATCAGGAAAATAAACTAGCTATAACAATCTGTTATATGCTATGCATTTGTTGCAATATGCCTCCGTGAAAAAGCGTGTTATCGTATAGATAAGAAGAACTTTAAAAGTAAAGGAAATGGTAAAGATGACCATTAAAAAATATATACCACCAGGCTTAGAACAACCATATAACAAAAGTCTAATGATGAAAGATTTGATTGCAGGCTTAACCTTATTTGTGATGCTCGTTCCTCAAGGTATGGCATATGCGATGTTAGCTGGTTTACCACCCGTTATGG
This genomic stretch from Metabacillus sp. B2-18 harbors:
- a CDS encoding glycoside hydrolase family 2 TIM barrel-domain containing protein, whose protein sequence is MRTNPDINWLTDVNTFAVNRLPAHSSHVYYETMEEAKGSVPMAMRKSLNGNWKFHYAINPSTRPERFYHANFDCRSWSDIKVPGHIQLQGYGKPQYVNTMYPWDGINEIRPPEIPMDKNAVGSYVKTFHVPDNMKGSPVFISFQGVESAFYVWLNGDFIGYSEDSFTPAEFELTPFLQEGENKLAVEVYQRSTGSWLEDQDFWRFSGIFREVYLYTVPKMHVYDAYVHADLDETYTKGTLKVDLQLSSPAAAGSKVFAELVDKKGEFVGSTSVDLNGEKLTFTMNVESPELWSAENPYLYKLYIQLIDETGEIVEVVPQKLGFRRFELVDKVMKLNGKRIVFKGVNRHEFHHRTGRAITKEDMLWDIKTLKQNNINAVRTSHYPNQSYWYELCDEYGVYVIDEMNLETHGSWQKMGAVEPSWNIPGNKPEWQDIVLDRAISMFQRDKNHPSILIWSCGNESYAGEVILNVTKYFKSVDSSRLVHYEGVFYDRTYNDTSDMESRMYAKPADIEEYLTNNPEKPYISCEYMHAMGNSLGGMNYYTELEDKYPMYQGGFIWDYMDQSLVQKDRYGNEFLAYGGDFGDRPTDYGFCTNGIVYADRKLSPKMQEVKFLYQNIKLEADETGVTIKNKNVFKDTSDYLLKYTLFLEGEKVCEKTDEVNVLQQSEQRLNIAWCDENLVNKFGEYYVQVAFLLKEKTDWAEAGHEVAFGKYVFDKKGDDTLPTQSDETVRLVEGDVNIGVHGRDFSIIFSKQVGSLVSITYSGKEMIAFPPAPLFWRATTDNDRGYAQAFVSGCWLSASMARRCTKVELSTHENTVVVAFTYKFSIHTDIEVNTIYTVSPNGSIHVKSSYKGVEGLPQMPIFALSFKVPARYDHLEWYAMGPEENYSDRAQGARLGVFKNTVKDNMAAYLKPQESGNRTGVRRVRITNEDGEGLMIAAKDTPIECNVSPYTAFELENAQHHYELPNVHYTVITVAGKQMGVGGDDSWGAPVHEEHVIKANRDMEFEFVIQREGI
- a CDS encoding alpha-galactosidase, whose product is MNIHINDQLQQFHLTNGQISYIFQVLKNGSLGQLYFGKALRHREDFSHFQRNDLPTAASCHFYQDDPAFSLETTRQEFPVPGKGDFREAAIEVVDSEGRLGNLFAYQGYEIVKGKPKLTGLPATYAGEEEATTLIVTLEDHRVSASLQLFYTVFHHLPVITRTVKIENIGEHTLSLNKLMSSSIDLPDSDFKMVHLSGTWSRERHIKERELVQGISSVSSIRGASSHHDNPFIALKRENTTEYHNEVYGFNFVYSSNFLAQVQVDHYETSRVMLGIHPHQFQWNLKENESFQAPEVVIVYSHEGLNGMSQAFHQLYRQHLIRDPWKQGERPVLINNWEATYFDFNEEKLVHIAKSAKDLGIELFVLDDGWFGKRNDDTSSLGDWYEDEDKLPNGLESLASKLKELDLKFGLWFEPEMINPVSKLYKEHPDWIVGRPGEHLVFGRNQLVLDFSRSEVVNYLYEKMAGIIRKTKLSYIKWDMNRNITDAYSSALNQEQQGEFFHRYILGVYDLYERLTTEFPDVLFESCAGGGGRFDPGMLYYAPQAWTSDDTDAVERLKIQYGTSLAYPIYSMGSHVSAVPNHQTLRKTPIDTRANTAYFGTFGYELNPLELKEEEREIIKTQVQFYKNHRKLIRDGDFYRLQSPFEENETAWMIVSKDRKEALVGWYKVLATANPKKQQVLPLKGLDVNLLYEVNGEKAYYGDELVYRGLPLPIEFNGVNGKLAERGGDYQSAVFYLNGREK
- a CDS encoding stage VI sporulation protein F — protein: MFDEIEKRTGLTVNDLVKMMEFFKQTDFQKEQELRTFIRKVSQTAKKPISKKTENLIIQTYESFQNDSKMYNSRKRRNS
- a CDS encoding LLM class flavin-dependent oxidoreductase; the encoded protein is MKDDETVHSHGMELGIYSLADLRPNPYTGVTISAKQRIEEIIEAAKLADEAGLEVFGLGEHHRFDYAVSSPSVVLSSISRVTKRIKLTTATTVFNTNDPVRLYEDFSTLDLLSNGRAEIIAGRGAYLESFPLFGYDIKNYDELFEENIILFQKLNKEKNVTWEGKFRSPLQHADIVPRSFQDKLPLWVGVGSTPQSAARAGRLGTGLVVVTFGKDYRVYKELVDIYRKEADKYGVSPTEIKVAVSGHAYLSQTAEKAKKEFFPYHSSYWRSMNSNQEWLRNDFEKITSEKGSLFVGSSQQIIEKILHQYELFGHQRFMAQIDIGGMPFKTVVENIERLATEVAPVIRRETKK
- a CDS encoding thioredoxin family protein is translated as MKTEEQYFREGKSIQQYMEDMGNLREESFNVYQSFQLPEDGFGNELAKHSLHFLIITEDWCGDAMMINPVIRKLAEASDIEVRVTLRDADTELIDRHLTNGGRAIPIVLILNDEGTLIGKWGPRAPEVQQIVDDLRATLPAKDDPSFPEKQKEMISSLQRRYKEEQALWLYVYQSFKKTLLSVLN
- the bglB gene encoding beta-galactosidase BglB; amino-acid sequence: MTQKQAFLEKTEIINYIDVLMDNLSQIKDNTGEFLLNFDGLVVDDKSWNVWNWPQGVGLYGIFKYWKLTNSQKALTIMTDWFQARFEEGVPPKNVNTMAPLLTLAFLYEETKDQTFVPYLENWAEWVMHDMPRTEENGLQHMTYGPENKNQLWDDTLMMTVLPLAKIGRLFNKQEYIEEAKRQFLIHIKYLSDRKTGLWFHGWTFEENHHYAEALWGRGNCWITIAIPEFIEILDLKEGDFLREYLLDTLKRQIEALAEYQDESGLWHTLINDKTSYLEASATAGFAYGILKSVHKRYIGQEYRETAYKAIRGIVKEINDEGALQKVSVGTGMGDTLEFYKEIKTTTMPYGQSLAVLSLSQFLYEFF
- a CDS encoding LysR family transcriptional regulator, whose product is MNIENLKMFCLVVDEGSISQAARLSFVSQPAVTRQIRQLENFYGTLLFDRTEGKLIVTETGKMLYPFAKAIINDFDRSKEVILQATGEYNSNLRVGASLTIGEFLLPSLLGRFKKHAPEIKVTLTIRNTPSVLEDLTNDVIDIALVEGIVEDKHLIVEKFANDELILVCSPDHPWKDRSEIQIEELANEKMIWRESISGTRLIAENALKEYGILEKINSYMEIGSTQAIKSAVESGLGISILSKLTVARELEQGYLQEIKIKDVHIERSLWLVKKPQRFHREGVSQFVEFIQH